The genomic region CCGGGAACGCACCGAACTCCGCACCGCATGGCTCATCACCGAAGCACTCGATGACCGCATGCACCGCCTGTTCAGTCGCATGCCCTCACATTCGACCGCGACAGTAGAAAGGTCAAGCTCCGATGCCGAAGAAGACTGAGCGCCTCACCGCCCTTCCGGCCGGACTCCTCCCCCTGCTTTCCCAGCCGCAGTTGGAGACGTACTACGGCGTCTCCGACTGGCAGATCACCAAGTGGATCCGGCAGGGGATGCCGGTCCGCCCGTTCGCCGGCCGTCAGAAGCGCTTCGACCTCGCCGAGGTGGACGCGTGGATGGCCGAGCAGGACTCGGAGTTCGTCGCCTCCGGCGGGGCCGCGCCGCAGCTGGTCGCCGCCTCCGCCTGACCCCCAGAAACCACAGGGGCGCCCGGCCATGCCCGGCCCGACGCCCCAACGGCAGAACCTCAACCACTTCAGAAATCGAGGACACCGTGTCTCAGAATCCTATCCCCCAGCCGCAGTTGGGTGCCGCGTCGGCGCTGGTGCAGCTGCTCGCCGAGTACCCGGAGCTGCCGCACGCGTCGTGGTCGATCGACCTCGGCACTCTGCACGGCCACATCCACGACGCATCGTTCGCGGAGCTGGAGACGTACGCCCAGGTGTTGGGCGGGTCGATCCGGCCGCACGGCGACTTCGTCCTCAGGGGTGAGACGGTCCGCCCGCACTACCTGCACTCGACGTGGCGTGATGTGCCGGTTGAAGTCGTCGTGGTCCTGCCCGTTCCGATGGCTGTGCAGGTGGCGGCGTGAACGCCCGCCGGGTGAACGCTGCGGCCGGAGTAATCCTCGCCGCACAGAAGACGCGCCAGACGGCGGCCGGCATTGCGTCCTCGCTGGAGGCGGCAGGCCTGTTGCAGTCGCCCGAGTCGGCAGCCGAGCTGACCCGACTGCGTGCCCGGGTGGCCCTGCTCCCGGCCGAGGTGCTCGCCGACGTGGTCGCCGCTGCTGTCCGTACCCACGAGCGTGGCGGGTGGGACGACGCCCAGATCGATGCCCTGCGTACCGCCCTGTTCGAGTACCGCGACCGCGCGGAGACCCCGGCCCCGGTCACGCCCCGCAAGCCCCTCACCGAGGCATACCCCGGCGAACTGTTCATGTTCCGCGGCTTGGTCGGTGTCCTCCGGGTCGTCGCGCAGCACGGCGACATGGCCGAGGTGAAACGCCTGCTCGCCGAGCACACCGCCGACGAGCAGGACGCATACCCCGAGAACGTGGCCCCGCAGGTGACCAAGCTGCGGGCGCTCCTCGCCCCGTCCCCGGGTGAGCTGGCCGAGCAGCGGCACCTGCTGGACCCGCTGGATCACGTGTTGGAGCACCTCGCCGACGAGCGCCCTCAGGACGTCCCGACGGGCGGTGCGCTGTGAAGAAGACCGCGCAGACCAACGGCCGTCTCATCATCACCCCGCCCGCCAACCCCCACTGGACCGATGCGGACTACGCCCACGAGACCGAGGTGTTGCGCCTCGCCGTCTGGTCGTCGGTACGAAAGCTGCTGGCGGACGAGTGGCCGGGTTTCAGCGCCGCATTCACGGCCGATGACATCCAGCTCTGCGGGTACTGCCGCTCGGAGTTTGAATCGCTCACCGCGGACGAGGCCGCCGATGCCTCGACGTATCAGGACGAGCACAGCGTCGAGGGCGAACCGGTCTGCTGCAACCAGGCGATCGACGAGTTATGCGCGGCACGCGACATTCCGGCCGTGCAGTGGGACGTGACGCCATGACCGTCCTCGCCTTCATCTGCCTGGCCGTCGGCCTGTACGCCACGGGTTCGGCCGCCCACTTCGTCTTCGCCGACCCGACGGTCGACACCTACCGGCCCGTGTGGGCCGACCGCCTGGCCCTCACCGGGGCCGCGCTCCTCATGCTCCTCGGAGGCACCCGATGAAGATCTTCCGTGCGATGCGGTTCTTCCGCTTCCTCACCACCGCCCGCCCCCGCCTCCTTGGCGGCGCCTACTCCGGCCCCACCCGCGTCAACGTCTCCTCCATCCCCGGCGGCGCCGTTCTCCACCTCGACCACCACCTCGTCCGCGTGGTCCTGGAACTGGCCGAGCAGTTCACCGAGGACCCCGACGGTGTCGGCGACCAGCTCCGCGAAATCGACGCACTGTCCAACCCCGCCAAGGACTCACACGCCGAGCACGAGCGGGACCAGCTCGTCGACGAGCTGCTGGAGCAGGTCGGTGGGACGCACCTGCGTCTGCACGGCGACCAGGTGCGGCGGGTCGCGGAGCTGCTGCTCTCGTCGAACGGTGCGGGCACGGTCATCGCGATGCCGCGCCAGCGCCAGGCAGGTGCCGCGTGAACGCCTCAACAGCAGCCGCCGCCCTCGCCTCGCTGACCGACGACGCGCCCTCGTGGCTGCCCCCGGTCGACCACTGGGAGATCTCCCTGGTTGACGGCCGGTGGATCGTCAGCGGCCAGCTCAACAGCAACGGCGACACCCTCGGCGAAGGTGGCGCGTACCGGCTGCTCGGCCCGATCGCCGAGCAGTCCGGCCAGCAGCTCGCCGACGACGGCCAGTTGATCCGGGCCTCGTTCGTGCACTTCAACGTGCAGTGCGACGTCTGGTTCCTCCGGGCCGGCCGCGCGTGGGTTACGCCCGCTCGATGCGCGACGTGCCCCACCGAGCTGGCCGGTACCGGCACTTCGTACGTGCGGCTCGGCGAGGGCGACCGTGAGGCGCCTGTGATCTGCGTGCCGTGCCGTGACCGGATGCAGACGGAGTGGGTGGCTGGCGTTCTGGCCGCCGACGCCGCCGCCCTGATCCGGGTCAAGGACGCCGCGGCCATCCTCCGGGACCTCCGCCCCGGAGCCGACGCCGCCCGCCGGCAGAGCGCCGCACGCGACACCGACGGAGGCACCGCATGAGCCCCCGCGCCTGGGGCTGCTCCCTCACCTTCGGCCTCCTCATCGACACCGCCATCGCCATCAGCGTCCTGCTCATCCTCGGAGGCACCGCGTGATCACCACCATCACCCGCCGCGACTGGCTCGCCGAAGCAGTTCAGGCCGAGAGCACCCCGGTCACCACGCAGCGTGCCGCCGCACTGCTCACCGGCTCGCCGTGGCCGACGGCCGGCCGGAACACGGCGCGGAAGGATCTGCGGGCGCTGACCGCCCGGGGCGTCCTCGCCGCTGTCGACGTCGACGGCCGCCGCGCCTACACCCCGAAGGGAGACCAGCTGTGAGCGCACGTACCGAGATCCTCGCCGCTCTCCAGCGCGCCGGGTACAACGAGGCCGGGGCCACGGCTCTCCTCGGCCGGGCCGACAAGGAGCCCCGCGAGACTCCGCCGGACCCCGACTTCCGCGAGACCCTCGCGGGCGGCCACGCCCTGATCGTCGAGTACGGCGACTGCGAGATGCACGGCTCGTGCCAGTGCGGCAAGCGTCTGGGCATCACGACGCCGGACGCCAGCCTCGACACGTTCGTTCCGAGCTGGGAGCGGCACTGCATGACGGAGGTAACTCCGTGACGAACACCGCGCTGGCCGGGGCTTCGGCCCCGGCCGCCGGCCGCAAGGTCACACCGACCGGCCGCCTCATCCTCCCCGCCACCGCCGACCGCGCCGACTGGCTCACCGCCCGCCGCTCCGGCATCGGCTCCTCCGACGTCCCCGCCATCCTCGGCCTCGTCGACTACACCCCGCCGCTCAAGGTCTACCTCGACAAGACCGGCCACGACATCGACGACGCAGGCGAAGCCGCCTACTGGGGCACCGTCAACGAGGAGCCCGTCGCCCGCCGCTGGGCCATGCTCAACCGCTCCGTCATCCGCCGTATCGGGCTCGTCGCCCACGTCAACCACCCGCACTGGATGACCACCCTCGACCGCCGCGTCACCGAGTGCCCGCTCTCCGAGGACGAGCAGGCGCCCTGTGCCCTGGAGGTCAAGACCCGCTCCGCCTTCAAGTCCGCGCAGTGGCACGCCGGAGCACCCGACGACGTCCTCGCCCAGATGCTGTGGCAGATCGCCGTCAACGGCTACGAGCACATGCACTACGCCGTACTCATCGGCGGCAACGAGTACCACCAGGGCACCGTCCGCCGCGACGCCTACCTCGACGTGATGGGCGACATCACCACCGCCATGGACAAGTTCTGGACCGACCATGTCCAGGCCGAGGTACCGCCCGAGCTCACCGGCGACGGCGAGGCGCTCACCCGCCTGTTCCGCCGCCTCCACCCCACCCGCTCCGGGTCGGTCGACATCGACCGCCACGACGACGCCCTCGACGCGCTCCTCGACTACCGCGTCCACCAGCGCGCCGAGTCCGCCGCGAAGAAGGCGAAGAACGCAGCGAAGGCCCGCATGATCGCCGCTCTCGACTCGGCTCAGTCCGCCCTGATCGGCGGTGAACGGGCCTACTCGCTGGAGCCCAGCAACGCCGCCCCGCGCGTCGACCTGGAGCAGCTCTCCGAGCGCTGGCCTGACGCGTACGCCGCGTGTGTCGCACCGAATCCGACCGAACGCATCGACATCGCCAAGCAGTACAAGGGGGACTTCTGATGGGGCTTCGCGAGAACGCCGCTGCGGCGGCCGGCCGCACCCTGACCGACGAGGAGCACGACTACTCGGCCGAGGCCGAGACCGAGTCGACACCGCAGCCCGACCCGATGGCCGACTACGAGCCGGGCGACGACGACCCGGACATGGTGCCCGTCCACATTGCATGGCTCCGAGTCCGTAAGGAAGTCCGAGCCATCTCCAAGTCGGAGCAGTACAACGGCGGTGGCACCCGCTTCAACTTCCGCGGCGTTGACACCGTCGTCAACACCTTCGGGCCGGTGACCCTGAAACACGGCATCAACATCTTCCCCGTCGGCGTGGAAGCGGAGCACCGCGACACCACCACGTCCAAGGGCAACAAGATGCGCGAGTGCACCGTGACTGTCTCCTGGATGGTCATGGGCCCCAAGGGCGACACCCTGCCCGCCCTGCTGAAGAGCCGCGGCGAGGCCCTCGACTCCGCCGACAAGGGCACCGCGAAGGCACAGTCCGTCGCGCTTCGGGTCCTGCTCCTGACTGGCGGCCTGACGCCGACGCACGACAAGGACCCGGATACCTCGTACGTCGAGCGTGGCAACGACGGCCCGGCCCGGTCTGCCGAGTCGTACCGCGACGAGATCCTCGACAAGAAGACGTCACAGGGCCGGTTGCAGCAGATCGGCTACGAGCTCGGCAACCTGCGGATGCTCAACGCCAAGGTCCAGAACGAGACCGGCGAGATGGAAACCCTCGACGGGCTCGGCCGGCGCATCTACTCCGAGCGCGCGGGCGGTACCCAGTGATGTTCGCCGAGACCCGCCGTATTGGCTGGGACACCGAGACCACCGCCCCCGACCCGACCGAGGCCCGCATCGTCACCGCGGCCCTCGTCGCCCGCGGCGGCGCGTCCGCCGACCGCGTCCAGACGTGGCTCATCAACCCGGGTGTGCCGATCCCGCCGGAGACCACCGAGGTCCACGGCATCACCGACGCCATGGTCCAGGCCGCCGGCCAGGCCCCCGCCGAGGCGCTCGAAGAGATCGCGACGACCATGCACAAGGCCATCGCGTACGGCATGCCGCTCATCGCGTTCAACACCGCCTACGACTGGACGGTCCTGAACTTCGAGCTGTCCCGCAACGGGCTGCCGATGATGGGCGACCGCCTCGGCACGACCCTCCCGACCCTGGTGGACCCGCACGTCATCGACAAGCAGGTCGACCGGTACGTCAAGGGCACCGGCATGCGGAAGTTGAAGCCGACCGCCGAGCGGTACGGCGTCGAGCTCACCGACTGGCACACCGCCGAGGCCGACGCCCTCGCCGCCCTGCTGATCGCCGAGGCGCAGTTCGCGAAGTACCCGCGGCTCAACGACCTGGGGCCGAAGCAGCTGTTCGCCGCGCAGAAGACGTGGCGGGCCGAGCAGCAGGCCGGACTCCAGGAGTGGTTCCGGACGAAGGCCACGGCCGAGCAGGGCGGCGCCCCGGACAAAGTCATCGACGGCTCGTGGCCGCTGATCCTCCCCGCGCAGAGGGGTGAGCAGTGATGCCGTTCATCCGCCGCAGCACCCTCGACACCCTCCATGCCCGCGTCGAGGCGTACGCCCAGGCCGCCCGCGAAGAACGCCGCACCGCAGCAGCCGCCCTCGCCAACTCCCGGGCCCTCGCCGAGAAGTACGTCGAACCGGGTGAGGCCCTGCTCCAGCTGACCGAAGCACGCCGCCAGCTCGACGCGAAGGAGCGCCGAATCGCGCTGCTCCAGGACCAGCTCGACGAGCTCCTC from Streptomyces sp. QL37 harbors:
- a CDS encoding YqaJ viral recombinase family protein; this translates as MTNTALAGASAPAAGRKVTPTGRLILPATADRADWLTARRSGIGSSDVPAILGLVDYTPPLKVYLDKTGHDIDDAGEAAYWGTVNEEPVARRWAMLNRSVIRRIGLVAHVNHPHWMTTLDRRVTECPLSEDEQAPCALEVKTRSAFKSAQWHAGAPDDVLAQMLWQIAVNGYEHMHYAVLIGGNEYHQGTVRRDAYLDVMGDITTAMDKFWTDHVQAEVPPELTGDGEALTRLFRRLHPTRSGSVDIDRHDDALDALLDYRVHQRAESAAKKAKNAAKARMIAALDSAQSALIGGERAYSLEPSNAAPRVDLEQLSERWPDAYAACVAPNPTERIDIAKQYKGDF
- a CDS encoding ERF family protein, with amino-acid sequence MGLRENAAAAAGRTLTDEEHDYSAEAETESTPQPDPMADYEPGDDDPDMVPVHIAWLRVRKEVRAISKSEQYNGGGTRFNFRGVDTVVNTFGPVTLKHGINIFPVGVEAEHRDTTTSKGNKMRECTVTVSWMVMGPKGDTLPALLKSRGEALDSADKGTAKAQSVALRVLLLTGGLTPTHDKDPDTSYVERGNDGPARSAESYRDEILDKKTSQGRLQQIGYELGNLRMLNAKVQNETGEMETLDGLGRRIYSERAGGTQ
- a CDS encoding exonuclease domain-containing protein; this translates as MFAETRRIGWDTETTAPDPTEARIVTAALVARGGASADRVQTWLINPGVPIPPETTEVHGITDAMVQAAGQAPAEALEEIATTMHKAIAYGMPLIAFNTAYDWTVLNFELSRNGLPMMGDRLGTTLPTLVDPHVIDKQVDRYVKGTGMRKLKPTAERYGVELTDWHTAEADALAALLIAEAQFAKYPRLNDLGPKQLFAAQKTWRAEQQAGLQEWFRTKATAEQGGAPDKVIDGSWPLILPAQRGEQ